A window of Candidatus Saccharimonadales bacterium genomic DNA:
GTATGTTTTTTTGGAATCGAAAACGGTCCGGGTTCACACTGATTGAACTTTTAATTGTGATTGGTATTATTGCAGTCTTGGCCGGCATTATTTACGTCGCAATTGACCCCGCCCGAAGGCTTGGCGAGGCGCGGGACGCTGAGCGCTGGGGTTCGGTCAACGCGGTTTTGAACGCTGTCCTTAAGTACACGGTTGATAACGGCGGCACACTGCCAACTAACCTGACGGCTCAG
This region includes:
- a CDS encoding type II secretion system protein, translated to MFFWNRKRSGFTLIELLIVIGIIAVLAGIIYVAIDPARRLGEARDAERWGSVNAVLNAVLKYTVDNGGTLPTNLTAQ